TCTTGAAAGCATTGCTTTAGGAGTTATTTTAAGAGATTGAGATCTCATGGCTTCAGGAATACCAGGTACTTGCCTTTCTATGACAGCTAAAGTAGCTTCTGGAGTAACGTCCCTTTTAGAAAAACCTGTACCGCCATTTGTCAATATGAGATTTACTTTTAAAGTGTCACAGAGATATATTAACTCCTTTTTTATTAAATCCAGTTCATCTGGTACTATTTTATAGTAGTCTATAGAATATTTATCCCTTGGCAGAGTATTATCTATGGAAGGCCCAGTAGTATCTTTACGTTCATTCTTTGAGCCTTTATCGCTTATAGTTAGGATTGCTGTACTTATTGCCATAATTCTGAGTTTTCACCTCACTTTCTATATACAAATCTTTTTCACAATTATTTCTTAAATGATACTTCACTAACAGCTTCTT
This genomic window from Clostridium pasteurianum DSM 525 = ATCC 6013 contains:
- a CDS encoding MogA/MoaB family molybdenum cofactor biosynthesis protein gives rise to the protein MAISTAILTISDKGSKNERKDTTGPSIDNTLPRDKYSIDYYKIVPDELDLIKKELIYLCDTLKVNLILTNGGTGFSKRDVTPEATLAVIERQVPGIPEAMRSQSLKITPKAMLSRAVSGIRKNTLIINLPGSPKGAVENLEVVLPALPHGIDILTGNASECGRK